In the Flavisolibacter tropicus genome, one interval contains:
- a CDS encoding PAS domain-containing sensor histidine kinase, with translation MAGPSTFNQFDKLLDSIAEVVCVIDKDFRFVYVNQACEEMWGYQPEELIGRPIFQLIVNIDRAATQQAIEQFWKDGESYEFENEYCHKDGSVIAMSWIGKKDSHNKLIYARGKNVIQKRMQEKEVEMLSLIARETVNGIVIMDAQRRISWINKAFADMTGFAIEEIKGKRPAEFLCGLGTDIEHIQEIIRKVQRGEAATIEMLGYTKERLPIWAAIQLQPLFDKTGGIDKIVAIINNITERKRLQEQLDAELKQQQQRITAAVIRAQETERSQLGRELHDNVNQVLTTVKLFNEIIAESVTDHKELLKRSSNFLQMCIDEIRRISKRLAIPPLSEVGLVELTRELVDSINLASKFEVTYSLKGMHAIPISQELQLAIYRIMQEQLNNIIKHAEASMVMIALAYEDDQLFLTIKDNGRGFDPSIKRDGIGLTNIRSRAESLNGSFHLQTASGRGCYLQVAFPLDKVEVLS, from the coding sequence ATGGCAGGACCATCCACTTTTAATCAATTCGATAAGCTACTTGATTCGATTGCAGAAGTAGTTTGTGTTATTGATAAAGATTTTCGATTTGTGTATGTCAATCAGGCCTGTGAGGAAATGTGGGGCTATCAGCCTGAAGAACTTATTGGGAGGCCTATTTTTCAGCTTATTGTAAATATAGATAGAGCCGCTACTCAGCAAGCGATTGAGCAGTTTTGGAAAGACGGGGAGAGCTATGAATTTGAAAATGAATATTGTCACAAAGATGGCTCTGTAATAGCAATGTCGTGGATAGGGAAAAAGGATTCGCATAATAAACTTATATATGCGCGGGGCAAAAACGTAATTCAAAAGCGAATGCAGGAAAAGGAAGTAGAGATGCTGTCTTTAATTGCCCGCGAGACAGTCAATGGTATTGTGATCATGGATGCACAACGACGTATCAGTTGGATAAACAAAGCATTTGCAGATATGACAGGCTTTGCTATTGAAGAAATTAAAGGGAAACGACCTGCCGAGTTTCTGTGCGGGCTGGGTACAGATATAGAACATATCCAGGAAATCATTAGAAAAGTACAAAGGGGTGAGGCTGCTACTATTGAGATGCTAGGATACACAAAGGAGCGGTTACCTATTTGGGCTGCTATTCAACTTCAGCCGCTGTTTGATAAAACCGGGGGCATTGATAAGATCGTTGCCATTATTAATAATATTACAGAAAGAAAACGATTACAGGAGCAGTTGGATGCTGAGCTAAAACAGCAGCAGCAGCGTATAACGGCAGCAGTTATTCGGGCGCAGGAAACAGAGCGTTCTCAACTGGGCCGCGAACTGCACGATAATGTAAACCAGGTGCTTACCACCGTAAAGCTATTTAATGAAATTATTGCGGAAAGTGTAACAGATCATAAAGAACTATTGAAACGGTCTTCTAACTTTCTGCAAATGTGTATTGACGAAATAAGGCGTATATCCAAGCGCCTGGCAATTCCACCTTTATCAGAAGTAGGCTTAGTTGAATTGACGCGCGAGTTGGTTGATTCCATTAATCTGGCAAGCAAGTTTGAAGTTACCTACTCGCTAAAAGGTATGCATGCCATCCCCATTTCCCAGGAGTTGCAATTGGCCATTTATCGCATCATGCAAGAGCAATTGAATAATATCATTAAACATGCAGAAGCTTCTATGGTTATGATCGCATTGGCCTATGAAGATGATCAGTTGTTCCTGACTATTAAAGATAACGGAAGAGGCTTTGATCCTTCCATTAAACGTGATGGCATTGGACTGACCAATATCCGGTCAAGAGCTGAGAGTCTGAATGGCTCTTTTCATTTGCAAACGGCCTCAGGTCGTGGATGTTATTTACAGGTTGCATTCCCTCTGGATAAAGTTGAAGTCCTATCTTAA
- a CDS encoding head GIN domain-containing protein yields MKKLLSYLLASVLVVSAIAQDKVIYDANVEKRTVTSFHSIKVSEGIQLLMKQGAEEALAISAEKPEYANAVKTEVVNGELRISIKQDMTKWWKQLKSKGVQVKAYVSFKDIDHLNISSGVKATIDGRLSGNKLTVDLSSGAFLTGELAVTTLEMDLNSGAKSTIKGRVENLSIETSSGAHFNGYDLTATTAKADASSGGKVEISVSKDLDATASSGGAITYKGAGGISNVSTSSGGKVRRAS; encoded by the coding sequence ATGAAGAAGCTACTTTCCTATTTACTTGCTAGTGTGCTGGTTGTTAGTGCTATAGCGCAGGATAAAGTGATTTATGACGCCAATGTAGAGAAAAGAACAGTTACTTCTTTTCACTCTATAAAAGTGTCAGAGGGTATACAGCTTTTGATGAAGCAAGGAGCTGAAGAAGCACTGGCTATAAGTGCTGAAAAACCAGAGTATGCCAATGCGGTGAAGACTGAAGTAGTGAACGGCGAACTACGTATCTCTATCAAGCAGGATATGACAAAATGGTGGAAGCAGCTTAAAAGCAAAGGTGTGCAGGTGAAAGCCTATGTATCATTTAAGGACATAGACCACTTGAACATTTCTTCTGGAGTAAAAGCTACAATCGATGGTCGTTTGTCTGGCAATAAATTAACGGTTGACCTGTCTTCAGGTGCTTTCTTAACGGGCGAGTTGGCGGTTACTACTTTGGAGATGGATCTGAACAGTGGTGCTAAGAGTACTATTAAGGGCCGCGTAGAAAACCTCTCTATTGAAACAAGTAGTGGCGCTCATTTTAATGGCTATGATCTTACAGCTACTACTGCCAAGGCTGATGCCAGCAGTGGCGGTAAGGTAGAGATTTCGGTTAGCAAAGACCTAGACGCTACTGCCAGCTCAGGTGGTGCTATTACGTACAAAGGCGCCGGCGGTATCAGCAATGTTTCTACCAGCTCAGGTGGAAAGGTAAGACGCGCTAGTTAA
- a CDS encoding peptide-methionine (R)-S-oxide reductase produces the protein MFEKKIDFSTASNKPGTYVCSRCGTPLFEAAKQFDAGCGFPSFWMHMGEQVRLNPLHTYGRERIQLLCDNCGQHLGHLFAHKQTPTQLRYCINAEAIQYREH, from the coding sequence GTGTTTGAAAAGAAGATCGATTTTTCTACAGCCAGCAACAAACCGGGCACGTATGTCTGCAGTAGATGCGGCACCCCGTTGTTTGAAGCAGCCAAACAGTTTGATGCGGGCTGTGGCTTTCCTTCTTTCTGGATGCATATGGGTGAGCAAGTAAGATTAAACCCTTTACATACCTATGGCCGTGAGCGTATCCAATTATTGTGCGACAATTGCGGGCAGCACCTGGGACATCTTTTTGCACATAAACAAACGCCTACCCAGCTGCGCTACTGCATCAATGCAGAAGCCATTCAATATAGAGAACACTAA
- a CDS encoding sensor histidine kinase, with amino-acid sequence MNHSQETGIEGYATYPLDTGPIKDVGFHQKINAHECAVELLDHLLEPVVLYLPVWSEVQEPHTIIDFEVGYVNKEAADTFNIRKEQLLSQQIFNNVYKDSTLKASWFNLLAQVYETGGKAEKRYYDPSTEHHYNLLCTRVGKGILTMARDITREVQSKKEKEQQAGFIASMLNATINGLFALEAVRDEEGEIIDFRFLKLNETFARIIGKKEEDVIGKSYSAMLPLAKANGLFELKCQVIETGETIIKEAFYEGDDINKWYLIAITKLGENGIVEMVTDITEMKRAKEEVERLAKRFEAVISTSHSGIQTFKPVYDEQGEIVDFRMCIVNQTIGTYIGQAAESLSGQLASTYFPAYKTNGLFEIYKDCYENGTCSQFDFHYEDGYDVYFNLQVAKIDDEILVSLTDHTALQHAQRELEASIADLKRSNASLEQFAHAASHDLQEPLRKIMLYAEKFEERYGDTLNDEAFGFIERIKTSGKRMRRLIQDLLIFAEVGGANRDAFEEVDLNQLIGEVLNDLEVAISERDAVIWLEGLGKIKGDSLHLQQLFQNLLSNSLKYSRPDVRPHITIVSKAVVGKDTGFVLAPQESEKPFWLIELKDNGQGFTQEQATQIFKIFQRLPQHRTEYAGTGIGLAIVQRVVENHCGYIRAEGIPDEGATFKILLPVRTA; translated from the coding sequence ATGAACCACAGTCAGGAGACAGGCATTGAAGGCTATGCCACCTATCCCCTAGATACCGGTCCTATAAAAGATGTCGGTTTTCACCAGAAAATTAACGCCCACGAATGTGCGGTAGAGCTTCTTGATCATTTGCTGGAGCCAGTAGTGCTTTACTTGCCTGTATGGAGTGAAGTACAAGAGCCGCATACGATTATTGATTTTGAAGTGGGGTATGTCAACAAGGAAGCAGCTGACACGTTCAACATTCGTAAAGAACAATTATTAAGTCAACAAATATTTAATAACGTATATAAGGACAGTACACTGAAGGCTTCCTGGTTCAACCTGTTAGCACAGGTATATGAAACCGGCGGAAAGGCGGAGAAGCGTTACTACGATCCTTCTACAGAACATCATTACAACTTACTGTGTACACGCGTAGGCAAGGGCATTCTGACCATGGCTAGAGATATAACGCGTGAAGTACAATCTAAAAAAGAGAAAGAACAGCAAGCCGGCTTTATTGCAAGTATGCTGAATGCTACGATCAATGGTTTGTTTGCACTGGAGGCTGTGCGTGATGAAGAAGGTGAGATCATTGACTTTCGCTTTTTGAAACTCAATGAAACCTTTGCCCGTATTATTGGCAAGAAAGAAGAAGATGTAATTGGAAAGAGTTATTCCGCCATGCTGCCGCTTGCAAAAGCCAATGGCTTGTTTGAGCTAAAATGCCAGGTGATAGAAACAGGGGAGACCATTATCAAAGAGGCCTTTTATGAAGGTGATGATATTAACAAGTGGTACCTGATTGCTATTACCAAACTGGGTGAGAATGGCATTGTAGAAATGGTAACGGATATTACCGAGATGAAGCGTGCTAAGGAGGAGGTAGAGCGACTAGCTAAGCGTTTTGAGGCGGTAATCAGTACCTCGCACAGTGGCATACAAACCTTTAAGCCGGTGTATGATGAGCAGGGTGAGATTGTAGATTTTCGCATGTGCATTGTTAATCAAACCATTGGTACTTATATTGGACAAGCAGCGGAATCGCTTAGTGGACAATTAGCCAGTACTTACTTTCCGGCCTACAAAACCAATGGCTTGTTTGAGATCTATAAAGACTGTTATGAGAATGGTACCTGCAGCCAATTTGATTTCCATTATGAAGATGGCTATGATGTGTATTTTAACCTGCAGGTAGCCAAGATCGATGACGAGATATTAGTATCTCTTACCGATCATACAGCCTTACAGCATGCTCAGCGGGAACTGGAAGCTTCCATTGCCGATCTTAAACGTTCCAATGCCAGTTTGGAGCAGTTTGCTCATGCAGCCTCACACGACTTGCAAGAACCACTACGCAAGATCATGCTCTATGCAGAAAAGTTTGAAGAGCGCTATGGTGATACACTGAATGATGAGGCCTTTGGTTTTATTGAACGCATTAAAACTTCGGGTAAACGCATGCGCCGCCTGATACAGGATCTCTTGATCTTTGCCGAGGTAGGTGGTGCAAATCGGGATGCTTTTGAGGAGGTGGATCTGAACCAACTGATAGGTGAAGTACTTAATGACCTGGAAGTAGCCATCAGTGAGCGAGATGCCGTGATATGGCTGGAGGGATTAGGTAAAATAAAAGGCGACAGCTTGCACCTGCAACAACTGTTTCAAAACCTTTTAAGCAACTCGCTGAAATATAGTCGCCCGGATGTAAGGCCGCATATTACTATTGTTTCAAAAGCAGTTGTTGGTAAAGACACTGGCTTTGTATTGGCTCCGCAAGAAAGCGAGAAGCCTTTCTGGCTAATTGAGTTAAAGGATAATGGACAAGGCTTTACTCAAGAGCAGGCTACACAGATCTTTAAGATCTTTCAGCGTCTGCCGCAGCACCGCACTGAGTATGCTGGCACAGGTATTGGACTAGCTATAGTGCAGCGGGTAGTAGAGAATCACTGCGGTTATATTCGGGCAGAAGGAATACCCGATGAAGGCGCTACGTTTAAGATATTGTTGCCGGTGCGAACAGCGTAG
- a CDS encoding malate:quinone oxidoreductase, with translation MAKNITNADVVLIGAGIMSATLGMLLKQLQPNLTIEIFERLNSAAAESSDAWNNAGTGHSAFCELNYTPEKEDGSIDTKKAVKIAESFEVSKQFWAHLVENNIIKLPKTFIHPIPHMSFVWGEKNVNYLRKRYDALQECHLFREMVYSEDPQQIEEWVPLVMDGRESEGPVAATKMDLGTDVNFGALTHSIFDCLTKREGVGLHFDHEVLDIDKEDGLWHIRVKNEETGNKHTVQAKFVFIGAGGGSLPLLLKSGIPEAKGYGGFPVSGQWLRCTNEEVIQQHLAKVYGTAAVGSPPMSVPHLDTRWIKGKRELLFGPYAGFTTKFLKNGSVLDLFKSIKLSNIRPMLSAGIHNIPLTKYLIEQVRLTPEARLDALQEYYPEAEMEDWKLEEAGYRVQVIKKDEEEGGILEFGTEVVSATDGSIAALLGASPGASTAVSIMLDLLQRCFPEKAKTKEWQTKLQQMIPSYGKSLAKDEQLLQEVREHTGRILKLCTAPVEA, from the coding sequence ATGGCAAAGAACATTACAAATGCAGATGTGGTGCTGATTGGTGCCGGTATAATGAGTGCTACCTTGGGTATGTTGTTAAAACAACTACAGCCGAACCTTACTATTGAAATTTTTGAACGGCTGAATAGCGCAGCAGCTGAAAGTTCCGATGCCTGGAACAATGCCGGCACCGGCCATTCTGCCTTTTGCGAGTTGAACTATACACCCGAAAAAGAGGACGGCTCCATCGATACGAAGAAGGCTGTAAAAATTGCTGAATCGTTTGAAGTATCTAAGCAGTTCTGGGCCCACCTGGTAGAGAACAATATTATCAAGCTACCTAAAACGTTTATACATCCTATACCTCACATGAGTTTTGTTTGGGGTGAAAAGAATGTAAACTACCTGCGCAAGCGCTACGATGCTTTACAGGAGTGCCACCTCTTTCGTGAAATGGTTTATTCAGAAGATCCGCAACAAATTGAAGAATGGGTTCCGCTGGTAATGGATGGTCGTGAATCAGAAGGGCCTGTAGCAGCAACCAAAATGGACCTGGGTACCGATGTCAACTTTGGCGCGCTTACCCACAGCATATTTGATTGCCTGACCAAACGCGAAGGTGTAGGTCTTCACTTTGACCATGAAGTGTTGGATATAGACAAAGAAGATGGACTCTGGCATATTCGTGTAAAGAACGAGGAAACAGGAAACAAACATACCGTTCAGGCCAAGTTTGTATTTATTGGTGCGGGAGGGGGCTCATTGCCACTCTTACTTAAATCAGGCATTCCGGAAGCAAAAGGCTATGGAGGCTTTCCAGTTAGCGGTCAATGGCTGCGCTGTACAAACGAAGAAGTGATTCAACAACACCTCGCCAAAGTATATGGCACGGCAGCAGTAGGCTCACCACCCATGTCGGTACCCCACCTGGATACCCGCTGGATCAAGGGCAAACGTGAACTTCTTTTTGGGCCTTACGCTGGCTTTACAACTAAGTTTTTAAAAAACGGATCAGTACTGGATCTGTTTAAGTCTATCAAGCTCAGCAATATTCGACCCATGCTATCGGCGGGCATACACAACATTCCGTTGACGAAATACCTGATTGAACAGGTGCGCCTTACCCCTGAAGCAAGGCTGGATGCCTTGCAAGAGTATTACCCTGAAGCTGAAATGGAAGACTGGAAATTAGAAGAGGCCGGGTATCGCGTACAGGTGATCAAAAAGGATGAAGAAGAAGGCGGCATTCTTGAGTTTGGAACCGAAGTAGTTAGTGCTACGGATGGCAGTATTGCTGCCCTATTAGGCGCCTCGCCGGGTGCCTCTACGGCAGTATCAATTATGCTAGATCTCCTGCAACGTTGTTTCCCTGAAAAGGCCAAAACAAAAGAATGGCAGACCAAGCTACAGCAGATGATTCCTTCGTACGGCAAATCGCTGGCAAAAGATGAACAACTCCTACAAGAAGTACGGGAACATACAGGAAGGATTTTAAAGCTGTGTACAGCACCTGTAGAAGCTTAA
- a CDS encoding DUF6624 domain-containing protein — protein MMRKLYLFVTLLFSISSFAQDYKAIQQKLETMYETDQRYRIILDSLFTKAKLEWSDPQIQKWVPIAQQQDSINLAETRTLLDQYGWLGVDQIGKKANESLFLIIQHADSSVIHKYFPLLAQSYELGQTPAKYYALMLDRLLTDLGQKQVFGTQFKKENGRFVTFPLQDEKGVEQRRQRVGLEPLAKQLKELNG, from the coding sequence ATGATGAGAAAGCTCTACCTATTTGTCACCTTGCTTTTTTCTATTAGCAGCTTTGCCCAAGACTATAAAGCCATTCAGCAAAAGTTGGAGACCATGTATGAAACCGATCAGCGATATCGTATTATCCTTGACTCGTTGTTTACCAAGGCCAAACTGGAGTGGAGTGATCCGCAGATACAAAAGTGGGTTCCTATTGCACAACAGCAAGACTCGATCAACCTGGCAGAAACCCGCACCTTACTAGATCAGTATGGCTGGCTGGGTGTTGACCAGATTGGGAAAAAGGCCAACGAGAGTTTATTCCTCATTATACAGCATGCCGACAGCAGCGTTATTCATAAATACTTCCCACTATTGGCACAGTCTTACGAGCTCGGGCAAACACCAGCCAAGTACTACGCCCTGATGCTCGACCGCCTGCTTACCGATCTGGGGCAAAAGCAAGTCTTTGGCACACAGTTCAAAAAAGAGAATGGACGCTTTGTTACATTCCCCTTACAAGATGAAAAAGGGGTAGAACAGCGCCGCCAGCGCGTAGGATTAGAGCCGCTGGCCAAACAATTAAAAGAGCTGAACGGCTAA
- a CDS encoding ABC transporter ATP-binding protein: MKEQNAILEVNGLEVAYGSFKAVKNISFNVYGGEIFGLLGPNGAGKTSTLSAIEGLLKPQAGQIAICGYDIQQKPLYARANMGVQLQSTSFQPELTVTEILQLYAGVYGLSLSQHQLQAILKDIKLEDAASKRFGQLSGGQQQRVSLFITTIHEPQLVLLDEPTTGLDPQSRRQLWARIEAMRDKGHAIVLTTHSMEEAEAICDRIAIIDHGRILTIDSPQSIIDEHRHQPEVIQASRKGKITLEDVFIGLTGAAVRS; encoded by the coding sequence ATGAAAGAACAAAACGCGATCCTGGAAGTCAATGGCCTGGAAGTGGCTTACGGGAGCTTTAAAGCCGTAAAGAATATTTCCTTCAATGTTTATGGCGGTGAAATCTTTGGTCTATTAGGACCTAACGGTGCTGGCAAGACCAGTACGTTAAGTGCCATTGAAGGCTTGCTAAAACCACAGGCGGGTCAAATAGCTATTTGCGGTTATGATATCCAACAAAAACCGCTGTATGCCCGGGCCAACATGGGGGTGCAACTACAGTCAACCAGCTTTCAGCCCGAGCTAACAGTTACAGAGATTCTGCAACTCTATGCGGGTGTATACGGATTGTCGTTAAGTCAGCACCAGCTTCAGGCCATATTAAAAGATATTAAGCTGGAAGATGCGGCCAGCAAGCGCTTTGGCCAGCTATCAGGTGGGCAACAACAGCGTGTGTCTTTATTCATCACTACTATACACGAACCGCAGTTGGTATTGCTGGATGAACCTACCACTGGCTTAGATCCACAGTCGCGCCGCCAGTTATGGGCACGCATAGAAGCTATGCGCGATAAAGGGCATGCTATAGTATTGACTACCCATTCAATGGAGGAGGCAGAGGCTATCTGTGACCGCATTGCCATCATTGACCATGGCCGTATTCTCACTATTGATTCACCCCAGTCTATTATTGATGAACACCGTCACCAACCCGAAGTGATCCAGGCTTCCCGCAAAGGAAAGATTACACTGGAAGATGTATTTATCGGTCTTACCGGCGCCGCTGTTCGTTCTTAA
- a CDS encoding ABC transporter permease, with product MKTTIPSTTSALTTLLRSDFITQWRNRRAVVLVLLVPIIILVSWKSAITKLGAAFALSTCITIGLTAIGLMGYSNAIARDRDKGVFQRLRVAPIPRWAIMISRLAVQLAMIMLITTAVFVVGYKVDGIELTPMGYTLGYLAAFAGGALYLGLGQMIVGLLKNAETVNSTTRLVYFVFIMVGMFGEMGMLGEKLKDIVHWSPYGTVKTILSASMQTVGWSSDASIALLATIGYAVVFAYLGIKWFRWNTR from the coding sequence ATGAAAACAACAATACCTTCTACTACTTCAGCATTAACTACGCTGTTGCGCTCCGACTTTATTACACAATGGCGTAACCGCCGTGCGGTCGTGCTGGTACTATTAGTACCAATCATCATCCTGGTATCCTGGAAAAGCGCTATTACAAAACTGGGAGCCGCTTTTGCCCTTTCTACCTGTATAACCATTGGTTTAACAGCAATTGGGCTAATGGGTTACTCCAATGCCATTGCCCGTGACCGTGATAAGGGTGTGTTTCAACGCCTTCGTGTAGCACCCATTCCCCGGTGGGCCATTATGATCAGCCGCTTAGCCGTGCAGTTGGCAATGATCATGTTGATCACTACTGCCGTTTTTGTAGTGGGTTATAAAGTCGATGGCATTGAGTTAACGCCTATGGGTTATACGTTGGGCTACCTGGCTGCTTTTGCAGGTGGGGCACTGTATTTAGGACTGGGACAAATGATTGTAGGCTTACTTAAAAATGCGGAGACCGTAAACTCTACTACACGCCTGGTATATTTTGTTTTCATCATGGTGGGTATGTTTGGTGAGATGGGCATGTTGGGTGAAAAGTTGAAGGACATTGTGCATTGGTCGCCCTACGGTACTGTAAAAACTATTCTTTCTGCCAGTATGCAGACGGTAGGTTGGAGCAGCGATGCTTCTATAGCCTTGCTGGCTACTATTGGCTATGCGGTTGTTTTTGCTTATCTTGGAATCAAGTGGTTCCGTTGGAACACACGCTAA
- a CDS encoding DUF4476 domain-containing protein: MKPLYLCLLGIVLASWLRAQTVTLQFIGANKSRQYEVIIDGASYLSADAVGDGKTKMLTMNNLSEGSHELALYNAGTADKKRENTLYKNTFQLRKGYDVAIVVKANGTVSISETKNEQTAVSTGSYNAAMAMNSSDFDHLARSVRGKLMQSAKATTLQSAFENTTYYFSTDQVSHLLAYITSEPKRLELAKTVYPRVVDAANYRQLNDLFSNESLRSELDFFLRNTTITPLAGASSVDNTSAVTAPVAVAEPKEKEEAVSTQKQNEVKSPASEVHLKEVDVYNGRTPVSNKTYNQLQRKVKSQRTQQGKVSVLTSAFQREGSYLTTTQLRELITPITAEADRLTLTKLAYSHTADTANFKTLYDLFDDRYSQMEMDHFIRSSNPNTKVVASNAYAYRVPISEAEYSHLDLKVQFQMRQPDRVAEIKKAFSSHHYFTEEQIRQWLNLVTTEGDRLALAKLAYQRINDPTTFASLYDLFSNEDNRKDLEQYVAANRF; the protein is encoded by the coding sequence ATGAAACCCCTTTATCTGTGTCTGTTGGGTATTGTGTTGGCGTCCTGGCTGCGGGCACAAACGGTTACACTACAATTTATTGGCGCCAATAAAAGTCGGCAATACGAAGTGATCATTGATGGTGCCAGTTATCTTTCAGCTGATGCGGTTGGCGATGGCAAAACCAAAATGCTTACCATGAACAACTTATCTGAAGGTTCGCATGAGTTGGCTTTGTATAATGCCGGTACAGCTGATAAGAAGCGGGAAAATACTTTGTATAAAAACACTTTTCAACTACGCAAAGGCTATGACGTTGCAATTGTTGTTAAGGCAAATGGTACCGTAAGTATTTCAGAAACAAAGAATGAGCAAACAGCTGTTTCTACTGGAAGCTATAATGCTGCTATGGCCATGAATAGCTCAGACTTCGATCATTTAGCCCGGTCAGTGCGAGGCAAGTTGATGCAGTCTGCTAAAGCAACAACTTTACAATCTGCTTTTGAAAACACTACCTATTATTTCTCAACGGATCAGGTCAGCCATTTGCTCGCGTATATTACTAGTGAGCCCAAGCGGCTAGAGCTAGCCAAGACTGTTTATCCCAGAGTAGTGGATGCGGCCAACTACCGGCAGCTTAATGATCTGTTTAGCAATGAATCGCTCCGTAGTGAGCTGGATTTTTTCCTGCGCAATACGACTATCACACCACTTGCTGGAGCCAGCAGTGTTGATAATACTTCTGCCGTTACAGCTCCTGTTGCAGTGGCTGAACCAAAAGAAAAAGAAGAAGCCGTCAGTACTCAGAAACAAAATGAAGTCAAAAGCCCTGCTTCAGAAGTTCACCTGAAAGAAGTAGATGTTTATAATGGCAGAACCCCTGTTTCCAATAAGACCTACAACCAGTTGCAGCGGAAAGTGAAAAGCCAACGCACCCAGCAAGGGAAGGTGTCGGTATTAACAAGTGCTTTTCAACGCGAAGGCAGTTATCTTACAACAACACAATTACGCGAGCTAATAACGCCCATAACAGCAGAAGCCGACCGGTTAACCTTAACAAAGCTTGCCTACAGCCATACGGCGGATACCGCTAATTTTAAAACCCTTTATGATCTTTTTGACGACCGCTACAGCCAAATGGAGATGGATCATTTTATTCGGAGTAGCAATCCTAATACGAAAGTGGTAGCGTCAAATGCTTATGCATACCGTGTGCCCATTAGTGAAGCTGAATATTCACATCTTGATCTGAAAGTGCAATTTCAAATGCGTCAGCCTGATAGGGTAGCTGAAATCAAAAAGGCCTTTAGCAGTCATCACTATTTTACAGAAGAACAAATACGGCAGTGGCTAAACCTTGTAACTACTGAAGGTGACCGTTTGGCGCTGGCTAAATTAGCTTACCAGCGTATAAACGATCCTACAACGTTTGCCAGTTTGTACGACCTGTTTTCCAATGAAGACAACCGTAAGGATCTGGAGCAGTATGTAGCGGCCAATCGATTCTAA